The Streptomyces cathayae DNA segment CGTCGATGCGGTCCGTCGCGATCCCCACCAGCGGTCCGTCGAGGGCCGTGTGCGCCGCCGCGAACTCCTTGGGGGAGGACCGGGCGACGGCGGCTGTGGTCGGGTGACGGCGGATGGTGCGGACCACTTCCGTCAGGTGCTTGGTGATGCCCGGGACGGTGCGGCCCGCCGTGGCGAAGGCGTCCGCGAGTTCGGCCTGCAGTGCGTACAGATGCAGGGCGGTGACGGATTTCCAGTTCTGGTAGAGGAAGTTGCGTGTGGTGCCGCAGTTCCGGGCGATGGCGGACAGGGGCACGTTCAGGCCTTCCGCGCGCAGGAGGGTGCGTACGGTGCCGATCACTTGCCTCGTGCCATAGGGGTTGGGGCCGGGGTGTGGGCTCATGGGGGCACCCTTGCCGAAAACCGTGAGCAGTTGGCGGGGAAGTGTCACTCAGGCGCTCAAATGAGTGACATCTGGACAGTTGGGGCGGATGTGCTCACGGTTTTCACGAGGGGGTCACTGCTGCAGGGCGACGATGAACGACGCCCACCCGGCCCTGGAGAAGACCACCGCCGGCCCGTCCGGCACCTTGGAGTCCCGTACGGGTACGCCGCAACGGTCACCATCGAGCACCTCGAGGCAACTGCCGCCATTGGGGTCGCTGTAGGACGACTTGCGCCAGCCGTTCATCGTCGGGGTGCCTGCTGTGGTCCGGTCAGTCATGGTGTCCGTAGTCCTTTGCAGTGGTCCTGAGTAGGCCGAGTGACTCCTTCAACGACAGTGTGTCGCTCAGTGCGAGATCGTAGCGATGCTGCAACTCGCGGACGGCGGACGGGGAGTCGTGCAGTCGACCCATCCGTAGGCCCTCGCTGTATGCCACCGGCGGTTGGTCCTCGAACCACATCAGGGTGAGCATGCTGTCCATCAGCGGATGAAGCCCTACGCCGAACGGCATCACATGCACGCGGATGCGTCCGGTCTCGGCGAGACGCACGAGATGCATGAGTTGCTCCGCCATGACGTGCTCGCCGCCCACCGGGCGTCGCAGCACTGCCTCGTCGAGCAGCGCCCACACCACGGGTGTGACCGGGTCTTCGAGAAGTCTCGAGCGTTCAAGGCGTGTGACAAGGCGCCTGTCACACTGTTCGTCGCTCACTGGAGGGAACGCCGAACGCAGGACCGCACGCGCGTACCTTTTCGTCTGGAGAATGCCCGGCATGTACGACAGGGCGAATTCGCGGATCACCACTGCCTGTTGTTCGAGCAGCCGCACCGCTTCGAAGTAGTCGGCCACCGCCACGTCCTCCTGAGGGAGGAAGCTGCTCAGTACGTCCCCCGTGCCCAGCTCCCCGTCGAGTCGACGCGCGTCCTCTTTCGACGGCACCCGGCGGCCCGCCTCGATGTGGGCGATGTGCGAGCGCGTCATGATGGCGATGTCGGCCAGTTGCTGCTGGGTCAGCCCCGCGGCCTCGCGCTGCGCCTTGAGCCAGTCGCCGTAGATGGTGCCCAATCCGTCAACCTCCCTGTGACAAAAGCTCTGTCACCAGCTCACCTCTGGCGAGCCTAGCGGCAGTCGTCTCACGCTGTGATCGGGTCGCTACACATGGCGACGCCTTCAGGGAATCCGAGGTGCTGACGACATGAACCACCGCATCGCCCGGCTCGTCGAGCCGTTGCTCCACCTGCTTGTGCCCGGCCGGGGGCGGCATCGGGGAATCGCCTCCCCGGTGGTTCCGCAGGCGCCCACTGCCGACGCCGCACCGCCGGCCGTGGGGCGTGACGACTCCCGCGTCCTCCGAGGCGAGGACAACGCCATGGTCCGCCCCTACCTCGTGGCTCACGAGCGCCGTGTGCTGTGGCTCGCCGTGCACGGGGTGGAGGTGGCGGCGTGAGGGACGGGAGCGGTGAGATGCGTCTGCTGCCGTGGGTGGGGGAGGAGGGCAAGCCCTGCTATCTGGTCACCGACGGAACCGGTCCGCTGTCCCGGGTGGCCGACGGCGTCGAGCGCGTGCAGCTCGGGATGGCCGGTGACCTGCTGGAGTACGCCGCCGACCTGCTGGCCGACCGGCGGGCGACCGCCGACCAGCTCCGGTACCTGCTCGGGTGCATGTGCGAGGCGCTGACGGACGTCCGGCGGATCGCCGAGAGCCGGGGCGCCCGGGGCGCCCGCGGTGGCGTGGCCGAGGGGTGACGGCGGCCGGGTCGGCACGGACGGAGTGCACCCGTGGTGCCCGGGGCGGTGTCGCCGGGCACCACGGGGAACCGGGGAGGAGGGGCTACCAGATCGCCTCGACCCACTCCGGGTGGTCGATGAACGGGTTGCGGTTGCGCTGGTAGGAGTCGTAGATGACCTGGTTGCGGCGCTGCTCGAAGGCGTCCGGCGGGTCCTGCTCGTTCCACGCCTTCAGTACGGAGAGCCTGCCCATGTACGGGTTGCTGCCGTTGTTGACGTTGTTGTTGGGCTCCAGGTCGGCCCAGCCGTCGCCGCCCTCGTAGCGGACCGCCATGTAGAGGATCATGCGGGCCACGTCGCCCTTGACGGCGTTGCGCGGCTCGAAGGAGTCGGAGTCGGTGAGGCTGCCGCCGCCGTTCGCGACGGCGCTGCCGCCGTTGTCGAAGTCCTTGTTGCCGCGGATGCTGTTGACCTGGACGTCCGTCGGGCGCAGGTGGTGGATGTCGGTGCCGGGGCCGGTGGAGGTGCCGAAGTCTCCGTGGGACTTGGCCCACACGT contains these protein-coding regions:
- a CDS encoding helix-turn-helix domain-containing protein, whose product is MGTIYGDWLKAQREAAGLTQQQLADIAIMTRSHIAHIEAGRRVPSKEDARRLDGELGTGDVLSSFLPQEDVAVADYFEAVRLLEQQAVVIREFALSYMPGILQTKRYARAVLRSAFPPVSDEQCDRRLVTRLERSRLLEDPVTPVVWALLDEAVLRRPVGGEHVMAEQLMHLVRLAETGRIRVHVMPFGVGLHPLMDSMLTLMWFEDQPPVAYSEGLRMGRLHDSPSAVRELQHRYDLALSDTLSLKESLGLLRTTAKDYGHHD
- a CDS encoding DUF397 domain-containing protein, which encodes MTDRTTAGTPTMNGWRKSSYSDPNGGSCLEVLDGDRCGVPVRDSKVPDGPAVVFSRAGWASFIVALQQ
- a CDS encoding endonuclease I family protein, with the translated sequence MLAIRMRTRRRKAVAFATAAVLTALAAPALAATPATATTAEPAVATVTAGSTTDYDSTYYKNAVGKTGPALKSSLHTIISSQTKLSYSAVWDALKATDQDPNNSNNVILLYSGVSRAKSLNGGNVGNWNREHVWAKSHGDFGTSTGPGTDIHHLRPTDVQVNSIRGNKDFDNGGSAVANGGGSLTDSDSFEPRNAVKGDVARMILYMAVRYEGGDGWADLEPNNNVNNGSNPYMGRLSVLKAWNEQDPPDAFEQRRNQVIYDSYQRNRNPFIDHPEWVEAIW